From the genome of Blastocatellia bacterium, one region includes:
- a CDS encoding DUF692 family protein: MHILEYFAEMAERADCGLLLDCAHLAIFQHSRGLSPLTGFDNYPFERVIELHLSRRNIYRN; encoded by the coding sequence ATGCACATTTTAGAATATTTTGCTGAAATGGCCGAGCGTGCTGACTGTGGACTACTGCTAGATTGCGCTCATTTAGCAATTTTCCAACATAGCCGAGGTCTTAGCCCATTAACAGGCTTTGACAACTACCCATTTGAACGAGTAATTGAACTCCATCTTAGCAGGCGGAACATTTACAGAAACTAG
- a CDS encoding acyltransferase family protein, with product MALRLIGSQLDASVDKEIKRRLKRVPTPLNEYNYDAWGFHPEMAQYGLQLCVWLYRYYWRTEVFGIDKVPSGRVLLIGNHSGQMPMDGLNIAAAMLMDADPPRLVRTMIERWFGTMPLVSTFVARHGQILGDPQNCVKLLENDECVLVFPEGAKGSGKLWYDRYTLVDFGLGFMRIALKTNTPIVPISIIGGEEQMPSFYDAKPLAKLLGLPYFPITPTFPWLGLLGFVPFPTKYRIYFGDPLYFEGDGNETDSVVQKKVDIVKAKILENISYGLSKRKHIFW from the coding sequence ATGGCATTGCGTCTTATAGGTTCTCAACTTGATGCTAGTGTAGATAAAGAGATTAAACGCAGATTAAAACGTGTACCCACACCATTAAATGAATACAATTATGATGCTTGGGGCTTTCATCCAGAAATGGCTCAATATGGCTTACAACTTTGTGTTTGGCTTTACCGCTATTATTGGCGTACAGAAGTTTTTGGTATTGACAAAGTTCCTTCAGGACGGGTTTTATTAATTGGTAATCATAGCGGACAAATGCCAATGGATGGCCTAAATATTGCTGCTGCAATGCTTATGGATGCTGATCCTCCAAGACTTGTTAGAACAATGATTGAACGTTGGTTTGGAACTATGCCTTTGGTTAGCACTTTTGTGGCCCGTCATGGTCAAATTTTAGGCGACCCTCAAAACTGTGTTAAATTACTAGAAAATGATGAATGTGTACTGGTATTTCCTGAAGGGGCTAAAGGTTCTGGAAAGCTTTGGTATGATCGTTATACTTTAGTAGATTTTGGCTTAGGTTTTATGCGAATAGCACTAAAAACTAATACTCCAATAGTCCCTATAAGCATCATTGGAGGCGAAGAGCAGATGCCATCTTTTTATGACGCTAAACCTCTAGCAAAACTTTTAGGACTACCTTATTTTCCTATTACACCTACTTTTCCTTGGCTAGGACTGCTTGGATTTGTGCCATTTCCAACCAAATACCGCATTTATTTTGGCGACCCTCTTTATTTTGAAGGTGATGGAAATGAAACTGACTCTGTTGTACAAAAGAAAGTTGATATAGTAAAAGCTAAGATTTTAGAAAATATTTCCTATGGTTTATCCAAACGTAAACACATTTTTTGGTAA
- a CDS encoding SDR family oxidoreductase — protein sequence MLRKKVLITGISGGLANQVAEMIPKNWDIVGVGLRDLRPVKGRQIEFHRLDITKNKLEDIFRRRQVDCVIHMAVNDNPRLPIKQRHHINVVGTMKLLEDCERYEVKKVVLLSSATVYGADPNNPVYITEDFPLKVTQRYSEISDKVEFDSYCRSWMYKNPQISTIILRPCHIIGSHVHNNLTSYLRLKYIPIPLGFDPMMQVIHEIDMARAINACLRYNHSGIYNIVGPGELPLTELINIVGGMPIPVLHVVGYSALQALWSLGIGPLPAPQVEYLMYPCIIDGTRFQKDFHFRPQLSLSETLRATVLY from the coding sequence ATGCTGCGTAAAAAGGTTTTAATTACTGGTATTTCTGGCGGTTTAGCTAATCAAGTTGCTGAAATGATTCCTAAAAATTGGGATATTGTTGGCGTAGGACTTAGAGATTTACGTCCGGTTAAAGGCCGACAAATAGAATTTCATCGCCTAGACATTACTAAAAACAAACTAGAAGATATTTTTCGCCGCCGTCAAGTTGATTGCGTTATTCATATGGCAGTTAATGACAATCCTCGCCTACCTATCAAACAACGCCATCATATAAATGTTGTTGGTACAATGAAATTACTAGAAGATTGTGAACGTTATGAGGTTAAAAAGGTTGTTCTGCTTTCTAGTGCTACAGTCTATGGAGCAGATCCCAACAATCCAGTTTATATAACGGAAGATTTCCCATTGAAAGTTACCCAACGTTATTCAGAAATTAGCGATAAAGTAGAATTTGATTCTTATTGCCGTTCCTGGATGTATAAAAACCCCCAAATTTCAACAATTATACTTCGCCCATGTCATATTATTGGCTCGCATGTACATAATAATCTTACTAGCTACTTACGCTTAAAGTATATACCTATTCCATTAGGTTTTGATCCAATGATGCAAGTAATTCATGAAATTGATATGGCAAGGGCAATAAATGCTTGTTTAAGATATAACCATAGTGGAATTTATAATATAGTTGGCCCAGGTGAACTTCCCTTAACAGAACTTATTAATATTGTTGGAGGCATGCCAATACCAGTGCTTCATGTTGTAGGTTATTCAGCCTTGCAAGCCTTGTGGTCATTAGGAATTGGGCCGCTACCTGCTCCCCAAGTCGAATATTTAATGTATCCTTGTATTATTGATGGAACACGTTTTCAAAAAGACTTTCACTTCCGCCCACAACTTTCTTTAAGTGAAACTTTGCGGGCTACAGTTCTTTACTAG
- the uvrA gene encoding excinuclease ABC subunit UvrA: MSSKIDNLSEWILVKRSRVHNLKNVSVDIKLNKLTVVTGVSGSGKTSLAFDTIYAEGQRRYVESLSAYARQFLERMDKPDVDEVIGICPAIAISQKNSSRNPRSTVATQTEIFDYLRLLFARIGKSYCHLCGQLVKRDTPESIADEILSLPEGTRFFIGFPAVSETETSKSTKKKDQARHLQAQLMSLMQQGFTRLYHQGQIIELQTPDSFTGDSLTDVCVLVDRLAIKADIRQRLIDSIETCYQSGNGQTKIYTLANQNLPEKEFYFSEKYACKTCNVIYPVPEPRLFSFNNHYGACSTCQGFGNTIGIDLDLIIPNRQLSLLAGAIDPWTKAQFDWALDEMKEYCEKAQIPQNIAFQDLSPQHQQLIIQGDSKAKWMGVKGFFDWLETKKYKLHIRVLLSKYRGYTTCYDCGGGRLRQEARNIKIADYSLSQVLAFNVSQAAKFFDTLFLTETELAIADRLLLEIKRRLHFLLDVGLDYLTLDRLASTLSGGESQRIQLATNLGASLVGALYVLDEPSIGLHPRDNQRLINILKNLRDIGNTVLVVEHETAMIKSADYVVDVGLGAGEFGGEIVFQGTFNQLLKQENSLTAKYLRSELEVKTPKLRRPIGEKYLHIFGAKEHNLKNIDVKIPLGVMTCITGVSGSGKSTLVHDVIYANLKKQRGEWQEKVGNCRQIDGSKHLAEIILVDQSPIGRTPRSNPVTYIKVYDVIREVFASTKEAKSRGYDASHFSFNVPGGRCETCQGDGTITVEMQFLADVELVCEECKGTRFKASLLEVKYRNRNIHEVLRLTVREAMSFFASVPRITNRLKVLDDVGLGYLRLGQSATTLSGGEAQRVKLASYLAKRTSERTLFIFDEPTTGLHFDDINKLLMSFRRLIDAGATIVIIEHNLDVIKTADWVIDLGPEGGDEGGYVVATGRPEEIIESVNSYTGKFLHEHLSGVLQEA; the protein is encoded by the coding sequence ATGAGTAGCAAAATAGATAATTTATCAGAATGGATTTTAGTAAAACGTTCCAGAGTACATAATCTTAAAAATGTTTCTGTAGATATTAAATTAAACAAACTAACTGTTGTAACAGGGGTTTCAGGCTCAGGAAAGACTTCTTTAGCCTTTGATACTATTTATGCCGAAGGTCAACGCCGTTACGTAGAATCACTATCAGCTTATGCTCGTCAATTTTTAGAAAGAATGGATAAACCAGATGTTGATGAGGTAATAGGTATTTGTCCAGCCATAGCTATTAGTCAAAAAAATAGTTCTCGTAACCCTAGATCAACCGTTGCTACTCAAACGGAAATTTTTGATTATTTAAGGTTACTTTTTGCCAGAATAGGTAAATCTTATTGTCATTTATGTGGTCAGTTAGTTAAACGTGATACTCCAGAAAGTATTGCTGATGAAATACTTAGCTTGCCTGAAGGTACACGCTTTTTTATAGGTTTTCCTGCTGTAAGTGAAACAGAAACTAGTAAATCTACTAAGAAAAAAGATCAAGCTAGACACCTGCAAGCCCAACTAATGAGCTTAATGCAGCAAGGCTTTACACGTCTTTATCATCAAGGCCAAATTATTGAGCTTCAAACACCTGATAGCTTTACAGGCGATAGTTTAACAGATGTTTGTGTTTTAGTTGATCGCCTTGCTATAAAGGCTGACATTAGACAACGGCTAATTGATTCTATAGAAACTTGTTACCAATCTGGTAATGGTCAAACAAAAATTTATACTTTAGCAAATCAAAACTTGCCAGAAAAAGAGTTTTACTTTAGTGAAAAATATGCCTGCAAAACTTGTAATGTAATTTACCCTGTACCTGAACCTAGGTTATTTTCATTTAATAACCATTATGGTGCTTGTTCTACTTGTCAGGGTTTTGGTAATACTATAGGAATAGATTTAGATTTAATAATTCCTAATCGTCAGCTTAGTTTATTGGCTGGAGCCATTGATCCTTGGACTAAAGCTCAATTTGATTGGGCTTTAGATGAAATGAAAGAATACTGTGAAAAAGCACAAATTCCACAAAATATTGCTTTTCAAGACCTAAGCCCTCAACACCAGCAATTAATTATCCAAGGTGATAGCAAAGCAAAATGGATGGGTGTTAAAGGTTTTTTTGATTGGTTAGAGACTAAAAAATATAAATTACATATCCGGGTGCTTTTAAGCAAGTATCGTGGTTATACTACTTGTTATGATTGTGGAGGCGGACGACTACGCCAGGAAGCGCGCAATATCAAAATAGCTGACTATAGCTTGTCTCAAGTGCTAGCTTTTAATGTTAGCCAGGCTGCTAAATTTTTTGACACACTTTTTTTAACAGAAACAGAATTAGCTATTGCAGATCGCTTGTTACTTGAAATAAAACGTCGTTTGCATTTTCTCTTGGATGTTGGACTAGATTATTTAACATTAGATAGATTAGCTAGTACATTATCAGGTGGAGAATCTCAAAGAATCCAGCTAGCTACTAATTTAGGAGCTAGTTTAGTTGGCGCACTTTATGTTTTAGATGAACCTAGTATTGGGTTACATCCACGCGACAATCAACGCTTAATCAATATCTTAAAAAATCTTCGTGATATTGGTAATACGGTTTTAGTTGTAGAACATGAAACAGCAATGATTAAATCGGCTGATTATGTGGTAGATGTTGGACTTGGAGCAGGGGAATTTGGAGGCGAAATTGTTTTTCAAGGCACTTTTAATCAGCTACTAAAACAAGAAAATTCATTAACTGCTAAATATCTACGTTCAGAGCTAGAAGTTAAAACTCCAAAGCTACGTCGTCCAATAGGTGAAAAATACTTACATATTTTTGGAGCTAAAGAACATAACTTAAAAAATATTGATGTAAAAATTCCTCTTGGTGTAATGACTTGTATTACTGGAGTTTCTGGATCTGGTAAATCTACGCTAGTGCATGATGTAATTTATGCAAATCTAAAAAAACAACGTGGTGAATGGCAAGAAAAAGTTGGTAATTGTCGTCAAATAGATGGTAGTAAACATTTAGCAGAAATTATTTTAGTTGATCAATCTCCAATTGGTCGGACTCCAAGGTCAAATCCTGTTACTTATATTAAGGTTTATGATGTAATCCGAGAAGTTTTTGCTAGCACTAAAGAAGCTAAATCACGTGGTTATGATGCTAGCCATTTTAGTTTTAATGTTCCTGGTGGACGCTGCGAAACTTGCCAAGGAGATGGGACAATTACGGTAGAAATGCAGTTTTTAGCTGATGTTGAACTTGTTTGCGAAGAATGCAAAGGAACTCGTTTTAAGGCTAGTTTATTAGAGGTTAAATACCGTAACCGTAATATTCATGAGGTTTTACGCTTAACGGTTAGGGAAGCAATGAGCTTTTTTGCTAGTGTCCCAAGAATTACTAACCGATTAAAAGTATTAGATGATGTTGGACTAGGTTATCTACGATTAGGACAATCTGCTACTACATTATCAGGTGGTGAAGCACAGAGAGTAAAACTAGCTTCATATCTAGCCAAACGGACAAGTGAGCGAACTTTATTTATTTTTGATGAGCCGACTACAGGACTACATTTTGATGATATTAATAAGTTGTTGATGTCTTTTCGTCGCTTGATAGATGCTGGGGCTACAATTGTAATTATTGAGCATAATTTAGATGTTATAAAAACGGCTGATTGGGTAATTGATCTAGGCCCTGAAGGTGGGGATGAAGGAGGCTATGTGGTTGCTACTGGCCGACCAGAAGAAATTATTGAAAGTGTCAATTCTTACACAGGCAAATTTCTGCATGAGCATTTATCAGGAGTTTTGCAAGAAGCTTAA
- the rplS gene encoding 50S ribosomal protein L19, whose amino-acid sequence MNPTIDALEKKGMRTVPSFGPGDTIRVHVRIKEGDKERLQVYEGVVIARKHGGIRETVTVRKISFGVGVERIFPLHATIIDHIDVIRLGKVRRAKLYYLRELRGKAARIRELDTRTEKGARAAKAAKSS is encoded by the coding sequence ATGAACCCAACTATAGATGCACTAGAAAAAAAAGGTATGCGCACTGTGCCAAGCTTTGGCCCTGGGGATACTATTAGAGTACATGTAAGAATTAAAGAAGGTGATAAAGAACGCCTTCAAGTTTATGAAGGTGTAGTAATAGCCCGTAAACATGGTGGTATTAGAGAAACTGTAACTGTACGTAAAATTAGCTTTGGCGTTGGTGTAGAAAGAATCTTCCCACTACATGCAACTATCATTGATCATATTGATGTTATTAGACTTGGTAAAGTACGCCGTGCTAAATTATACTACTTGCGCGAGTTACGAGGTAAAGCTGCTCGTATTCGTGAACTTGATACCCGCACAGAAAAAGGTGCTAGAGCCGCTAAAGCTGCTAAATCATCCTAG
- the thiL gene encoding thiamine-phosphate kinase, which yields MKKEFEFIDYLRNQISDKPADLIAGIGDDAAIFTTPKNYQNLISTDLLIEDIHFKLEYTPANLLGYKALAVNLSDIAAMGGEAKYFLLSIARPKTLSDEFLIDLLSGMFELAKKYKVSLIGGDTSGSVNKLFLNLTILGESLVNQAVMRSGAKPGDEIYISGKLGGAALGLELLQKENVLQTRV from the coding sequence GTGAAAAAGGAATTTGAATTTATTGACTACTTGCGCAATCAAATATCTGATAAGCCAGCAGATTTAATAGCTGGAATTGGGGATGATGCTGCAATCTTTACAACTCCTAAGAATTATCAAAATTTAATTAGTACAGACTTATTAATAGAAGATATTCACTTTAAATTAGAATATACTCCAGCCAATTTATTAGGCTATAAAGCTTTAGCTGTTAACTTAAGCGATATAGCTGCAATGGGAGGTGAGGCTAAGTATTTTTTGCTTAGTATTGCGCGGCCCAAAACTTTATCAGACGAATTTCTAATAGATTTACTTTCGGGAATGTTTGAGCTAGCTAAAAAATATAAGGTAAGTTTAATAGGTGGTGATACTAGTGGATCAGTAAACAAGCTTTTCCTTAATTTAACAATCCTTGGAGAGTCTCTTGTTAATCAAGCAGTTATGCGAAGTGGAGCAAAACCAGGGGATGAAATTTATATATCAGGAAAATTAGGCGGAGCAGCGTTAGGACTAGAATTACTTCAAAAGGAAAACGTCTTACAGACAAGAGTTTAA
- the rfaE1 gene encoding D-glycero-beta-D-manno-heptose-7-phosphate kinase: protein MKRLTPARAVTLLEQFKQCPILVIGDLMLDEFLWGRARRIAPEAPVPVVEIEKETLHIGGAGNVAANLAALGAKPMVVGVQGNDSNGTRLCTEFENIGIDPSTIVIDSSRPTTVKTRIIAHSQYVVRADRENKTPVNDEIESQLIDNFLSLLPTVKAVIVSDYEKGVITPGLLGKILPLAMEQNIPVCIDPKLKNFEYYHPATVVTPNHNEAESAARMTINSEETLKLAGQELRRKLPNTSILITRGEEGISLFLNDNEVVHVPTIAREVYDVTGAGDTVIATLALGLASGATMLESAILANYAAGVVVGKVGTATASPEEVLAEIEHFFSTIKL from the coding sequence ATGAAAAGATTAACCCCTGCACGTGCAGTTACTTTGTTAGAGCAGTTTAAGCAGTGTCCAATTTTAGTTATAGGCGATTTAATGTTAGATGAGTTTTTATGGGGTCGCGCCCGTCGGATTGCTCCAGAAGCCCCAGTGCCAGTAGTAGAAATTGAAAAAGAAACCTTACACATTGGAGGAGCAGGAAACGTTGCTGCTAATCTAGCCGCCCTAGGTGCTAAACCAATGGTTGTTGGTGTTCAAGGCAATGATAGCAATGGCACTAGATTATGTACAGAATTTGAAAATATAGGTATTGATCCTAGTACAATTGTGATTGATTCCTCTCGTCCAACTACAGTAAAAACCCGGATAATTGCCCATTCTCAATATGTTGTCCGAGCAGATCGAGAAAATAAAACGCCTGTAAATGATGAGATTGAAAGCCAATTAATTGATAATTTTTTAAGTTTACTACCTACTGTAAAAGCAGTAATAGTTTCAGATTATGAAAAAGGGGTAATCACTCCTGGATTACTAGGAAAAATACTCCCGCTAGCTATGGAGCAAAATATCCCTGTTTGCATTGATCCAAAACTAAAAAATTTTGAATATTACCATCCAGCAACAGTTGTGACACCAAACCATAATGAAGCAGAATCAGCAGCTAGAATGACTATTAACTCAGAAGAAACATTAAAGTTAGCTGGTCAAGAACTGCGTAGAAAATTACCTAATACTAGCATTTTAATTACTCGTGGAGAAGAAGGAATATCCTTATTTCTTAATGATAATGAAGTAGTGCATGTTCCTACAATTGCACGGGAAGTTTATGATGTTACTGGAGCAGGTGACACGGTTATAGCAACCCTAGCTTTGGGGTTAGCTAGTGGTGCAACAATGCTAGAATCCGCTATTTTGGCTAACTATGCTGCTGGTGTTGTAGTTGGCAAAGTTGGTACTGCAACCGCTTCACCTGAAGAAGTTTTAGCAGAAATAGAGCATTTTTTTAGCACAATAAAACTTTAA
- a CDS encoding type II secretion system protein GspG: MRLGNGQWEDIELITTAVKNEKIKRTKEKLALLDQAIKDYYQKQGYYPRVRDIVELTDLLVPAYINSSIRTDLWNTYLVYNSDGKTYELKSLGPDKKPSSGDEIESKN, encoded by the coding sequence ATCCGCTTAGGCAATGGACAATGGGAAGATATAGAATTAATCACTACAGCAGTAAAAAATGAAAAAATCAAGCGTACAAAAGAAAAATTAGCACTACTTGACCAAGCGATTAAGGATTATTACCAAAAACAAGGCTATTATCCCCGTGTTCGTGACATAGTAGAGTTGACAGACTTGCTTGTCCCTGCTTATATCAATAGCTCAATTCGTACCGACCTTTGGAATACTTATCTGGTTTATAACTCAGATGGAAAAACTTATGAGTTGAAATCTTTAGGGCCAGATAAAAAACCTTCTAGCGGTGATGAAATTGAGTCAAAGAATTAA
- the rimI gene encoding ribosomal protein S18-alanine N-acetyltransferase translates to MVSKQLEAVLQPMNYDDLEACWALDQRCFIAGEAFDQDMIAYLLLHENKVCYKLINVSEGLIGFIIGVIKEEGTGHIITLAIAPEMRGRGYGRWLMERIESGFRLRNVTTLHLEVRTTNKQAQHLYTKLGYFIVERIKAYYSDGGDAFMMVKSILDLSPEE, encoded by the coding sequence ATGGTAAGTAAACAATTAGAAGCAGTACTTCAACCAATGAATTATGATGATTTAGAAGCTTGTTGGGCATTGGATCAAAGATGTTTTATTGCTGGAGAGGCTTTTGATCAAGATATGATTGCCTATCTTTTACTTCATGAAAATAAAGTATGTTATAAACTCATTAACGTTTCAGAAGGGTTAATAGGTTTTATCATAGGTGTAATAAAAGAAGAAGGCACAGGGCATATAATTACCTTGGCTATTGCTCCAGAAATGCGCGGACGGGGTTATGGACGTTGGCTTATGGAACGGATCGAAAGCGGTTTTAGACTCCGTAATGTAACTACGCTACATTTAGAAGTGCGAACTACAAATAAGCAAGCCCAACATCTTTATACAAAACTGGGATATTTTATTGTAGAACGAATAAAAGCTTATTATTCTGATGGCGGTGATGCTTTTATGATGGTTAAGTCTATTTTAGATCTTAGCCCAGAGGAATAA
- a CDS encoding serine/threonine-protein phosphatase, producing the protein MSQNIITTSVVGITDIGLVRSNNEDCLLISDPYTGQYLSEDYQNNYPVEYNRLLVAVSDGMGGAEGGEIASKLTTYMMQSELPRLPRRLSPQSRLSAAIEEANTIVREERKADSRLHAMGATITAVLIEQDVAYIAEVGDSRAYIMRNGRLKQLTTDQTMIQVMLDSGMITPQAAANSANRNILLQSIGGQEYLQVAVNAIELKRDDLLLLCSDGLSGKISTEDMTDIINSGESLNVVAREMVELAKERGGEDNISVILVRLTGEGLKPHSQETLSRAIKILSRFDPEQEAQPKAKLLARSATFEDWVQAAVVDYYAHTQEQRDALETLTEFGDYLVCRRGDTLTVSLEPMSDTIYCLVSGCYRLEVETLDKRKQTIAIVIAPTDKRADEEIQMTMGIEKGLGVLWVKRQFFIGSVGFFGENITTATLWCEDEENVLLQVPQRIYLAMGNTLGDRFLTAIRYS; encoded by the coding sequence ATGTCACAAAATATTATCACTACTAGTGTGGTAGGTATCACAGATATAGGCTTAGTTCGTAGTAACAATGAAGATTGTTTATTGATATCAGATCCTTATACTGGACAATACTTAAGCGAGGATTATCAAAATAATTATCCCGTAGAATATAATCGTTTACTAGTAGCTGTTTCTGATGGAATGGGTGGGGCTGAAGGGGGCGAAATTGCTAGTAAGCTTACTACCTATATGATGCAAAGCGAACTTCCTCGTCTTCCTCGTCGGCTCTCTCCTCAAAGTCGTTTAAGTGCAGCAATTGAAGAAGCTAATACCATTGTTAGAGAAGAACGTAAAGCAGATTCGCGTTTACATGCTATGGGAGCAACCATTACAGCCGTACTTATTGAACAAGATGTGGCTTATATTGCTGAAGTGGGAGATTCTCGCGCATACATAATGCGAAACGGTCGCTTAAAACAACTTACTACAGATCAAACAATGATACAGGTAATGCTTGATTCAGGAATGATTACTCCTCAAGCTGCTGCTAATAGTGCTAATCGTAATATTTTGCTTCAATCCATTGGGGGTCAAGAATATTTACAAGTTGCTGTTAATGCTATTGAATTAAAAAGAGATGATTTGTTGCTACTATGCAGTGATGGTCTATCAGGTAAAATATCTACAGAAGATATGACAGATATTATTAATAGTGGTGAATCTCTTAATGTAGTTGCTAGGGAAATGGTAGAGTTAGCTAAAGAGCGAGGAGGAGAAGATAATATTTCTGTGATTTTGGTGCGTTTAACAGGTGAAGGATTAAAGCCTCATTCACAAGAAACATTGTCTAGGGCAATAAAAATTCTTTCTCGTTTTGATCCAGAACAAGAGGCACAACCCAAAGCAAAGTTATTGGCTCGGTCAGCTACTTTTGAAGATTGGGTTCAGGCAGCCGTAGTTGACTATTATGCTCATACTCAGGAACAAAGAGACGCTTTAGAAACACTAACAGAATTTGGTGATTATTTAGTTTGTCGTCGAGGAGATACCCTAACCGTTAGCTTAGAGCCAATGTCAGACACAATTTACTGTTTAGTTTCAGGTTGTTATCGTCTTGAAGTAGAAACTTTAGATAAACGAAAACAAACTATAGCCATAGTTATTGCTCCAACAGATAAACGAGCAGATGAAGAAATACAAATGACAATGGGTATAGAAAAAGGTTTAGGGGTTCTTTGGGTAAAAAGACAATTCTTTATTGGTAGTGTTGGGTTTTTTGGTGAAAATATTACTACTGCTACACTTTGGTGTGAAGATGAAGAAAATGTTTTGCTCCAAGTTCCTCAAAGAATTTATTTAGCTATGGGAAACACTTTAGGAGATAGGTTTTTAACCGCAATTCGTTATAGTTAA
- a CDS encoding SDR family oxidoreductase has translation MQSAKTVFITGSSTGIGRETALYFLKQGWKVAATMRTPEKNDLGKDSRLIVPKLDVTNEDTIKSAWEQAIEKFGVIDVVVNNAGYGLTGPFEGASSEQIKRQFDTNVFGLMSLCRHAISFWRSNKQKGTLVNITSVGGRVTFPYYSLYHSTKWAVEGFTESLSYEVAPLGIRVKLVEPGAIRTDFNDRSADRTDEKAAIEYQSILKIARDNISKAVKNSSEPIEVAKVIFDAASSDSSQLRYRAGTDAKLLLTLRRLIPENLFFSIVRSLIFKVANI, from the coding sequence ATGCAATCAGCAAAAACAGTTTTTATCACAGGTAGTTCAACAGGAATAGGTCGAGAAACCGCATTATATTTTCTTAAACAAGGGTGGAAGGTTGCAGCAACAATGCGAACACCTGAAAAAAACGATTTAGGGAAGGACTCACGCTTAATTGTACCTAAGCTAGATGTTACAAATGAAGATACAATTAAATCAGCTTGGGAGCAGGCAATTGAAAAATTTGGGGTTATTGATGTAGTAGTTAATAATGCTGGGTATGGACTAACTGGCCCTTTTGAAGGAGCAAGTTCTGAGCAAATAAAGCGACAATTTGACACAAATGTTTTTGGGCTAATGTCGCTTTGTAGACATGCAATTTCGTTTTGGCGTAGCAATAAGCAGAAAGGAACTTTAGTTAATATAACATCCGTAGGTGGTAGAGTAACATTTCCATACTATAGTTTGTATCATTCAACTAAATGGGCAGTAGAAGGTTTTACAGAAAGTCTTAGTTATGAGGTTGCTCCCTTAGGTATACGTGTAAAGCTTGTGGAACCTGGAGCAATTAGAACAGATTTTAATGATCGTTCAGCAGATCGAACTGATGAAAAAGCAGCTATTGAATATCAATCTATCCTAAAAATAGCAAGAGATAATATTTCTAAAGCAGTAAAAAATTCTAGTGAACCAATTGAAGTTGCTAAAGTAATTTTTGATGCTGCCTCATCGGATTCTTCTCAACTTAGGTATAGAGCAGGCACAGATGCTAAGTTACTGCTTACTTTAAGAAGGTTAATTCCAGAAAATTTGTTTTTTTCTATTGTTCGTTCTCTAATTTTTAAAGTAGCAAACATATAA
- a CDS encoding TetR family transcriptional regulator, whose amino-acid sequence MKQFKPPKLAKKRAVSDELKDLRRESILNATEFLLSKHLIDDISMAIVASTIKLAKGTLYLYFKTKEELFLSLLDRAYLRWFDEVENWVDSQTEINSNNLAKYLAESFSAQSTLLLLVPYAESILEKNISLDRIIEHKRSMNIKLVYLSNKISEKNGVTSTEKIALSFLFIHAAIVGLYFKSFPCPLVAEALKQPDLVHLKIDFKASLQIMLEAIFAKLL is encoded by the coding sequence ATGAAACAATTCAAACCTCCTAAATTAGCAAAAAAACGCGCTGTTAGTGATGAATTAAAAGATCTTCGTCGAGAATCAATTCTTAATGCAACAGAATTTCTATTAAGTAAGCATTTAATTGATGATATTTCTATGGCTATTGTAGCTAGTACAATTAAGCTGGCTAAAGGTACTTTATACTTATATTTTAAGACTAAAGAGGAGCTTTTTCTTTCACTTCTTGATCGTGCATATTTACGTTGGTTTGATGAGGTAGAAAATTGGGTAGACTCACAAACAGAAATAAATAGCAATAACTTGGCTAAATATTTGGCTGAGTCATTTTCTGCCCAATCTACCCTACTGCTACTTGTTCCTTATGCAGAGTCAATTTTAGAAAAAAATATTTCTCTTGATCGAATTATTGAACATAAAAGATCTATGAATATAAAGTTAGTTTATTTAAGTAATAAAATTAGTGAAAAAAATGGAGTTACTTCAACAGAAAAAATTGCTCTTAGCTTTTTATTTATTCATGCTGCAATTGTTGGACTCTATTTTAAGTCTTTTCCCTGCCCCCTTGTTGCAGAAGCATTAAAACAACCTGATTTAGTTCACTTAAAAATAGATTTTAAGGCAAGTCTGCAAATAATGCTTGAAGCTATTTTTGCTAAATTATTGTAA